The DNA sequence tttatatttaatggAAAGGGAGGGCCTgcgatttttttattgttatttttgtttttgttcgattaggttttaacattttattctTTCATTGTTAAGAAATGTTTGATTcgcatttgttttgttgtaattCATACGAAATAGCCATTTTAGTATGAAACGTGTTCATATGTTGTTTTTGTGAATGTATCTGAATGTCCTTCTGTCAATGAATCCCTTcttcgattttgttttgttttgttagcttttgtttttgtcattAGTGGATATCACAGCATTTATctttctttcatattttttaaatccgCCTACTATCGCACCTGATGTATGTCTCGCACCATCCTGATTTTTTTACGATACGCCAGCTGTTGTTCAAGTCATTATTTTGCCATTCCTTGTCTGACTTTTACTTATTAGCTTTTCTCCCCATTTGCAATAACTTTCCTTTTCACTTTTGTTTGACCATCCcttatcacacacaaacacacacaacaggcATGAAAAGGAGCTTCCAATTGTGTCTACTATATAATGCTCTTGAGCGACATATTAACAAAATTAGTTTAGTAACAACTACGTAAAACGTGCAAACGCGGGGCTTTTGACGTAACGTTCCGTGTAACGCTACCAGTATCGAAATTGAGCTACgagcttgtgtttgtgtgtgtgagtgtgttttcttttctggtaGTCATCTTCACATCTgtatcacacgcacacacacatacacaccacatCACCGTTAAACGTTGCTACGTTGATGGTAGACCAAAAATGTCTCACATTACTTGACtagcttttttattttgctacaACTTTAATTTTCTCTAACGCCTAACGCCTAAAAAATCCAGCCAatgtaaagaaaacaaatgagAGAAAAACCACCAACCCTTACGCCTTAACGCAACCATAACGCAAAACGAATCGAGCTGCACACGAGATAGTTGCTGGCAGAAGTTGTATCTCGAATCGCTGTGAAAGCATTGCGTAGTTTCTAGGCACTGTTAAACGGTCGAACATTTCTTTTTGTGTAGTAGCGTTGCGGAAGTAAGGTGCCTTGACAGGGTGAGCCTGATCTTCCCACTCGCATACTTTTACGCCAGTGTTCGTTTGTGAAATGCGTTACGCCAAATACGTCGGGGAAGCCATCGTAGGCTTTCATCTACAATTCTACTGATCTAGGCTCTATTGGCCTAATCCAGTTAACCAATCATGATTTGCATGTCCCCGTTTGCCACTTGGAATATGATTTGTCTCGCTTTGTCTGCCTTTTGATTCCTTGCTACTTTAGCAAGTCAAATACTTTGTCTTTTATCACTCACCTGTACCCGTTTACCAAGTGAGTTGTCATTCACTTCCGACgtttctcaagcactctaGCACTTCAGCACTGCAGTAGCTAGATGAAGATCCACGATCTATTGGCGCCACATCCTAtaaagaacaacaacagaacAGTACTATCGTTGCGTTGAGTTCAAGATGCGAGTTCCTGTCTCAATCTGGCTTATTCTTTTTATCAACAGCCTTCACGAACTAATTTTCACCAGGATCACAGTAAGCTAGCCTGCATGTTTGGAATATTGGATATTTTGGAAGTCTTTTGTTCTGTTTCACTTTATCTATTCGGATCGCAACCAACAAACTAATAGGCGGTTTCTGTTTGAGCTTCTCCAAGACACCCAGCATGATAGGTAACTCATGCACGGAGCTAACCAGCATCCCGTGTCAAACAATCAAGGGGATGATGGTGCTATAGTAAATAGTTTAGATAAGTGGGATGTGATTGTAATGTTGACTTGAACAAGTTGTACAACAACGTTTAACAGGAACGGTAAAAACAAGTAAGATACATTTCTTAACACACAAGGGGGAAAAACAAACTACGACCTCTCGCTACTTTCACAAACCTTGCACCCTGTACTTCAGCTAGCATCACTTTACCGTTGCATTGCGTGCATTAAAATAACCGTTTGCTAAAGCTAACCTATATTTTCTGCGTGCAAAGCGACCATTTGAAACTAGGATGAACCAACTAGTACGCGTAGAAGAACTAGAAGAAGCCCCACGCAAGCTGCCGAAATTGTCTGGTTGGAGTATCTGTGAGTAGGTGCAACTGAAAACTCAGGCTCTACGCGGCTACTATAGGCATATACTGGAAATGCTGATTTTATGGTGTTTTTGCTGACGTTCGTTTGGATTACGTACGAATCACTAGCGACTCTATCCTGGACCTCGATTAGCTTCCATTCGTGTTTAGCGTTCCTTTTCTAGCATTTTATGTACCTCTCTTTCACACTCTCTCactttctctctatttctctctgtctctgtgaATGCGGTCTTCTTCTAGGATCAATTAAGCACAGCCAGCATATGGGTTGCGCCATTATCGGTAGAATCATGTTAATCATAGTAGTTTGTCAATTAGTAGCAGCTAGTGTTGGGTCAAGTAGCTCTTATGAGTGAGCGGAGCGAAGCGCTCGCGCTCATCAAACTGAGCGGTGAGCGCGTGATAGCTCCGCAGAGAGCGAAAAGAGAAGGATGTATGTGATTCGTTTGTACGATTTATCGCACACTACTGTGCACACCACATCGTCTACTCGTTCGAGTAAAAACACTGCTCACTGCCGCTGAATCGGACAGATTTGGCACACTGCTCGCCCCACACACCGCTCAGTATGGAGCTACCAGATTTTTTGCACAGAGTACGTACTGTGCGCGCTCTTTTAAGTGCGCGGAGTGATCGAGGTAGCTCTTTCGCTCACGACACAACACTAGTAGAAGCATTTAGTAGTTTGCTCGTGGTTTGCTCTTACGTCTGTTACCCTTcatttcactcatttcatagtATTATAAGTAGTTgacgtagtagtagtaatagtagtagtagtaatagtagtagtagtagtagtggtagtagtagtagtggtagtagtagtagtgtgtATGAACAGTAGTATTAGTAGCACGAGAAGATTTTTATGACGGTAGTTCTGGTACTCTGGAAGGTACTCTGGTACTCTTTATTTCTTCGTACCGGTCAGTTTTTTGTCCTGCGGTTTCACTGTGGCCATGGGAGGCATGGTGTATTCACAGCTGTGCTATTAATTGCTTCTGTCTTGCTTTCTCGTTTTATTTCTCTGTTGCCTCGGATCTTAGTATCAGAAAAAAATCCCTCCGTGTCGGTGTGAGATTGTGTGCGCGTTGTGTGCTGTCACTTAAGCATTTCTCTGTCCCGGTCGTCGTATTGCTGCCTGGAGGATCAGTTTTTGCTTAATAACTGCTTACTGTGTCTATATATGTACGTtattatgctttttttgttgctttcctgTTTGATAGCGATAGGTTTTTTGATATAAAAAGAACTCTGCGCATATACATACATTCGTCCTAGTGCAGAGTGGTGGTGCGCTCCGGCGAGTCTCGTCTCCTCATAAGACTGCGAGGCCGACCTGATCTTCCTTTCCATTCCCCCCAAACCCCGCTGCTCTTTTCCTCTTCCCTCCCTGCCCATTCTGTATTTCCGGACCTGTACGGCCCGGTCACAATCTTGTTTCTCAGGCCGTTTATGCGTTCTATGCGTCACTGATGAGCTTAAAATTCTTCACGAAAATGTACACATACCGCCGCAGACGGTAGTCAGCGACCGCTACCAGCTGGGCGAGACCGTATGCGAGCGTGTGCCGATTGCGGGCAAGCCAGGCGACCAGCACGCCGCCGGCcagcacgagcagcagcaggagcggGGGCAGTAAGCAGCTCTGCAGCTCGTACGCGAAACCATTGCAACCGTCCTCCTGTGCCGTCCCGTCGTGCTGTTCGCGTGTgccggtgatggtggtggtgagagTAGAGCCGGAAGAAAGGgtagtgatggtggtggtggtacgatCCTGATGACCGTGTGTGCCGGTGTGCCGCCGTGCTGATGGTTGTTATGAAACGATAAAGTGCGGCGCAGAGAACAGAACAGCCAGTGTGGCGATGATCGTAAACAGGGTGAATATGATAAGGCACAGACGATCGACTACCATGGCGGCGAACTTCCATTCGCGCGTGACCTCGCCAGTCTCGTCCTCCTTGCGGAGCTGTGGAAATTAGAACGGAAGGCGGATGTTAGGAAGGGTGATGTGCGAACGATGCTTTAGTAAACTGCCACTGTTCAGCTGGCCTTAGTTGCCTAGCTGCAGGCACAGACGTTACCTGATCGGTAATGTAGCGAAGCTCCTTCAGTATAAGTGCGAGTTCGTACTCCGCGGACGAGCTGAGACAGGTGTGCGAGGATACGGTTTCGTGCAGGCGGCCCCCGCCGGCACTGATCGTGCCGAGGCCGGCCGAGCGCCCGATCGTATCGGTTGCCCCGATCGGCCCGACACTGCCATCCTCACCCTGGCGGTACACGGTCCGGTAGTAGGTGGGGTTGTGTGGCAGCGTGTTGCACCGGTGGTTGCATCGGAAGTCGTCGTCGATGTCCAGTACGTTGGCCAGCAGTGACTTGGAGGACCTAACGCGGAACAATCCAGCAAAACGTTTGTAGTGGACCGAACTTACCGCCGAGCATCGCACCAATCTCTTACCGTTCGCGCATCTCCACCTCCTGCAGCTGCTTATTCTTTTCGTCCACTGTCGGACGGCACGGGTGCGGGTACGGTTCGCCCGGTCGGCTCATTCGCAGGATGAACGGTAACCAAATCAGGAACACTACGCGAATCTACatatatagagagagaaagagccaAGAATGGAGAAGGAGAATAATAAAGATGTATAGAGCAGTGGGGTCGAGATTTATGACAGTTTGCGACAGAGACATACCCATTCGGACATTTCGTGCGTGTCGGAGTTACGGTGGTGATAGTTCAGGATCAAGATCGTTGACACAACCGATGAGGCTACCATGAACATGATGCAATTGAAGTAGGTTCCTATAATTCACGAGAATAAAGACTGTGAGTTGCATATGTGGCAGAGCCGACCGCAATCTTACCTAGGAGAGGCACTGCGTCTGATGTAGCCGGCATCGTCTCGGCGACCATGTTTAGGAAGACTGTGAGTGATAGCAGAATCGTGACACCTGGTTGGGCAGGGAAATAATTACACTTGCTATTAGTGCTTTACTGTAACTGATAGAGTTTGGAATTCAATTTTTCCATGGCTGACTGTTGGCTACTTGCAGGCTGCCTGGTATGGTACATAAAATGTGTTGCAGCAAGCCATCGATTGCTGGGCGAGGCTGCTGTGCCAGCAACGAACCCCCCTTGAACATGTGCTGCTGTTCAACGAACCCCCCAACGCTGCtgtttgtgctgttttgcttctttcgcgTGGCGCTTGGGTGTGTCTAGTGTGTGTTATGCGGCTGATTTGCTGATACTGGTGCGCCATTCCCCGGTGGAAGGTTGTTGGGCCGGTATGCAATTGCATCGGACATTGGGGTTATCGTTGGCAAATTGCCATCTTGAGCTCTGACACTGGTCAGGCTGCAGAGGAAAAGCaagcgcaaaacaaacaacaacaacaaaaaagaactccACCAGCATTCCAGGGTCGCCTGTGTGGAGAGAGTTCGCTTCGTTTGACACTCGTGCTGCCCGTGGTTTCCCCTTTACTGGCGACAAACTCCCAAAGGAACGATATATTTTATCGATGCAAATGCAATTTTGGGCACCCCATGAAAAATGAAGGTAGGGCTGTGTGTTTCCAATTTTCTTGCTGTTTCCTTCACGCTCCCTATTCTCCTCTCTCGGAAAGTAGAATAAAAACCCCATCTCCAAAGCTCCATGCCCGGACATGCCCTGTAAAAACGAAACATGGATGGCAAATGCCACCGTGGTCCCCATTTGCATCACTGCGTTCACTGTAATTTATCGCAAAGATAGCTCGTTTttcattgaaatatttctGCAAAGCCGGCACCGTCCCGGTCCATTGCCCCTCGACCGGGAAACCGAATTCTGAGGGAGCCTGAAATGAGCAAAAATATCTAACTGCCACATCTCTGCTGCCCATGACTGGATACGTAATTGGTTAGCCTGCAAAGCGGGAACATTGGCCACAAAGGCCTGTTCAGCTGTCgacggtagcagcagcagctgtgaTGATTGTACTTAAGAAGCGCTACATAGCGTACTTACCGAGCGAAAGCTTTTCCCCGGAGTCAGGCGGCAGCGTGAAACCGAGCAGCGCCATCGACGCGATCAGCACGCACGGCACGATCAGGTTGAAGAAGTAGTAGAGCGTTTTGCGGCGGATCAGTATCGCGAAGGTAATGTCGATGTACGGTTCCGGGCAGCAGTTGTAGTATATCTCGTTCCGCTTCCCAGGCACGCCTACGAAGGAAGAAGACAGAGATGGAGTTTAATGTTACGTGTGGACGGTTTGTTTGACGAATGGTGCGGGACACGCCTGGACACCTACCTAGCAGCTCCCATTCGCCATTGGTGATGAAGCTGCTAATGTCTCCCCCCGACTCGTCCTGCAGCTGCAGATCAAGCTGAAACGACAACCGACGGATGAGGCGGATCAGTCAAGCATTGTTTGGCAACCGGAAGTGTGACACATTCGAACGTGCGACCCATAAACCCTTCCACGAAAACAGGGACGGTTGATGCAGGAGATGTTTGTCTGACGGATTTCGCAAACCATACCTTTCTGCCACATTTCTACCACTAATTTCaacgcacacagacactcgCATGCTTTTACGGTCTAAAATGTTGGAGCAAGGACTCTTGGGAAAGACTCCCGCTCCCTTCATTTTGTTTAGATTGCTATTAATTTGATTGCGGGTGGATTGTTAGCTGATAATCGGTAAGCTCTAATGGTGTAAAATTATGTTACTTCCTTCGTGGTGAACAATCTGCTACGCTACGCAGCCATGCGAAGA is a window from the Anopheles merus strain MAF chromosome X, AmerM5.1, whole genome shotgun sequence genome containing:
- the LOC121588934 gene encoding neuronal acetylcholine receptor subunit alpha-7-like — protein: MDVMQAVTVPVLLLLAISPFAATVTTACAPERSYRATIFTHAQPATIGLALSPPPPSPTGHALGSVVTVVTASIGALVALLYCARSPSGLQTRLSSITGAVSGLAPVAASRYSSSAAGCAGTHTATAVVLLSVRQLLPLILGIAAMLPVIDAGYHEKRLLHHLLDNYNVLERPVVNESDPLQLSFGLTLMQIIDVDEKNQLLITNIWLKLEWNDMNVRWNSSEYGGVRDLRIPPHRLWKPDVLMYNSADEGFDGTYPTNVVVRNNGSCLYVPPGIFKSTCKIDITWFPFDDQRCEMKFGSWTYDGFQLDLQLQDESGGDISSFITNGEWELLGVPGKRNEIYYNCCPEPYIDITFAILIRRKTLYYFFNLIVPCVLIASMALLGFTLPPDSGEKLSLGVTILLSLTVFLNMVAETMPATSDAVPLLGTYFNCIMFMVASSVVSTILILNYHHRNSDTHEMSEWIRVVFLIWLPFILRMSRPGEPYPHPCRPTVDEKNKQLQEVEMRERSSKSLLANVLDIDDDFRCNHRCNTLPHNPTYYRTVYRQGEDGSVGPIGATDTIGRSAGLGTISAGGGRLHETVSSHTCLSSSAEYELALILKELRYITDQLRKEDETGEVTREWKFAAMVVDRLCLIIFTLFTIIATLAVLFSAPHFIVS